A stretch of Vibrio aphrogenes DNA encodes these proteins:
- a CDS encoding MarR family transcriptional regulator, which produces MRLAHKRNVQLKLKKKIKATKVTAEKTAQSIQSKVEKTVAKTKSTKVKVEKVVNKALEAAVETSQDIKLTPKQQQILDIVAANAEGINPKAIGLAAEQEEAKAAAWATGGLKKLLEENLVVKEQLSGNKVMYKLA; this is translated from the coding sequence ATGAGACTTGCACATAAGCGCAATGTACAGCTTAAATTAAAAAAGAAAATTAAAGCAACGAAAGTAACGGCAGAGAAAACTGCTCAATCTATTCAATCAAAAGTAGAAAAAACCGTTGCTAAAACTAAATCAACGAAAGTCAAAGTTGAAAAAGTTGTTAATAAGGCGCTAGAAGCTGCAGTAGAAACTTCTCAAGATATCAAACTCACTCCTAAGCAACAGCAAATTTTAGATATCGTTGCAGCCAATGCGGAAGGCATTAATCCAAAAGCGATTGGTTTAGCCGCAGAGCAAGAAGAAGCAAAAGCAGCCGCATGGGCAACCGGCGGATTAAAAAAATTGCTTGAAGAAAACTTAGTTGTAAAAGAACAACTATCAGGCAATAAAGTGATGTATAAGCTTGCTTAG
- a CDS encoding DUF2982 domain-containing protein — MKTKHIFQMQPHFPPGLYLAVGFIIFVITLIINHSLNLKVAILFFFTWLLLAIVIWQSIYSQRLGFTLTSSHFQQHFYRGGWVLRWQNIKRIHSLEYNLNDFTVPIRWIGIEIKDYQAFIDKISPKVMTKLLLQQRSLLYLGLKQHGRLHELEKHIMNDTIYTYSNGRKVKGLQAIFANRMAIQKQVWGYEVFISENDLTIPKDELVGLARRYLAASWDEAE, encoded by the coding sequence ATGAAAACAAAGCATATATTTCAAATGCAGCCTCATTTTCCCCCTGGGCTTTACTTAGCTGTTGGTTTTATTATTTTCGTTATAACTCTAATCATCAATCATTCCCTGAACCTAAAAGTCGCCATTCTCTTTTTCTTTACTTGGCTTTTGCTTGCGATTGTTATTTGGCAATCTATTTATAGTCAGCGTTTAGGATTTACCTTAACCAGTAGCCATTTTCAGCAACATTTTTATCGTGGCGGTTGGGTTTTACGTTGGCAAAATATTAAGCGTATTCATTCTCTAGAATATAACCTGAATGATTTTACTGTTCCGATAAGATGGATCGGCATTGAAATAAAAGATTACCAAGCCTTTATTGATAAAATCAGCCCTAAAGTCATGACCAAATTGCTCCTTCAGCAACGTTCATTATTGTACTTAGGCCTAAAGCAACATGGTCGATTGCATGAATTAGAAAAGCACATTATGAATGACACGATTTACACTTATTCTAATGGGAGAAAAGTAAAAGGACTTCAAGCGATATTTGCAAACAGAATGGCGATTCAAAAACAAGTCTGGGGATATGAAGTTTTTATCTCGGAAAACGACTTAACCATTCCTAAAGATGAATTGGTCGGTTTAGCTCGCCGCTATCTT